Part of the Mya arenaria isolate MELC-2E11 chromosome 8, ASM2691426v1 genome, GATGGATGATGATCAGAGTGAACCTTCAGGCCAATACAGGGAGAAATCAGGCCATGATGAATCAGAAGGCCTCAGAGAACATGGAGGTGATGGCTTAAAGATTTTACCGGAAGGAGGAATGTACATGCTGCCTATGAAAGTTAATGAGAGCAGCATGGAGGAGGATTATCGAAACATGAGCCATGTTTCAGCTAGTAGTCGCAGTGACATGTCTAACATTGGAATGGCTGAAGTTGAAAATGGGACTTACATTGGTAGAGATGAAAGTGCGAGCAGATCCCGTAGGTCGTTGTCAAATATGGAATTGGCTGATGCGGAAAGTGGGATGTATGTGGACAGAGATGAGGGAGGGAACAGATCCCGTAGGTCGCTGTCAAATATGGAAATGACTGATGCGGAAAGTAGGATGTACGTGGGCAGAGATGAGAGTGCAAGCAGATCCCGTAGATCGGTGTCAAACATGGAAATGACTGATGCGGAAAGTGGGATGTATGTGAATAAAGATGAGAGTGTGAGCAGATCATATAGGTCATTGTCAAGGTCGAGAGATGATCTTGCTGCCAGTAGGTCGGATATTAGTAGTAGAAGGCAGAGTTCATTCTCAGCAGTGAGTCCTGAGGTTGATACTATGACCAGGCACCTGAGTACAAGCGTGGACCTGGAAAGGTCCATGAGGGCTCGAGACCAGGAGAGAATGGGTAGATACAGTGAGGGCCACAAAAGTAGGTTTGGTTCTCCAAGCAGGAGTGAAAAAGACTTGCGATTAAGTGATGGTCACTTGCATGGGAAAGGATCCCCATTTGATATGCAGAGGTTGAACTCCAGTTACGAACATCAAAACCGAGAGAATCAGTCAAGATCAGCTTCCAGAAGTGTAGGAAATCGTTCATCAAGGGATCTGAATataagttcaaggtcaaggcaCAGCAGTGGTGAAAGTTTCTCTTCTTCTAGAAATCCTCATGCGTCATCCAGGTCATTTGATGGCGGTCCACCGACTTCTAGCAGGGAAATGTTTCATGCTGAAAATATAGGTCATGCTACTATAACAGGTAAAcaatgggccaattgttcagatctttgtcaaagttaacaaatttgttaacatcatcactaacttaaaaatattgactGCACTTGAAAGTTATAGATACTcatgtgatctgcagtatttcttacaagatttaaaacatctgtttcagatgtacttgttttatgcaaatatatgagcacatctTGAATGTTTCACCTTTTAAAGTTTACAAAGATGCTGTtaacaatgttaaacaaaattctAAACAATGGGCCCAatgcctaaaaaaaaattctatgaACTTGTTATAGGTATATCAGACCGATCTGATGCTATTTTGCGTGGATAATTAGTTTACATAAAGGGTGGTTTCCAGTATTAAAGGAAGACAATCTTTACCATTGGAATTGAAAAATTTGCaaccttttttacaatattgatttttttatatatatatataattgtgaaACCATTTATTTGAAGGCTAGTATcactttcaaaaacaatttataaactttttttttcaaaaaaaacttCTTCATTTGctgtggttgaaattagcacagCCTgcaaaatgtcttccgggcttgctcaaatttcGTATTTTATATAACTGGGCTTGTTAAACATAGTTGATTCCAAGCACAAATGTAAAAACTTAGGCTCGCTCATTTAAAAGTCTTATTTTGGAGGACTTCCAaattttttattgagaatttttattcaaaatttagggtaaaaacatattttttggaATTTGGAACAAAGCCTTGAAAGAAATGGCTGGAAAAGACTGATGTAGGTACATGAAACTATTTTGTACAACCTACATATAATTGAGTTAACTTTTTGCACTGTTTAATTGGTAATAATAAACCATTTATGACTATGCTGATAAATTAAGTTCCATCGCGGGATTTTTTAGACTCAAGTTTAAGCAGcactttatttcaatgatattttttgaaataaaataataacaaatttttGGAAAAATTTGACCGTGTGaccaaaatgtatattttttctaaacCTGTCATTCTCAGATGATATGTACCAGTCACCGCGGAGCTTGTTATCGGGTCGTCGAAGCCCCAGTATTGCCTCCACTCCTCGGGTTCAGGAGGACTGGGAGTCCGGCAGTGAGCGGGGGGATGGGAACAGCCCACTGAAGGCGGTCACACCATCCCCCGTCGTCTCCCCTCGAGGAGCCAGCCCTGCAAGCTCCTCCCACAGGTCACAAGGGTCAGCGAGAATGTCAAGGGTGTCAGATGGGTATGGTTAATTCATTGGTTGAGTACTGACAAAAATCTATCACTTACAACTGAAGTCTCTGATTATCAATAAAAGCATTATCAATTAATTGATGAAGATTATCAGTTTCCATGTGGTTGTatcatctaaaaaaatattataagatTTATTACAAGTCTTTGATTCTGGATAAATTTTACTTATAACCTGGAGCTTATCATATCACAAATTTAAGCAGCAATAGACAGTATTCTCATGTATATGCATTCTTAAGAACTACagaattacatgtataattgaaaaaaatgattatgtaAATGCATTTGTAATTCTTGTAATGACAGGTCAAGGTCAGGGTCAGTCTCAGGTGGTTCAATGATGTCCTCAAGGTCACAACAGCCACAGCAGTCACCTAGGACTCGAAGCCAGGGAGGTAGAACCCCACTAAGGTCATTGACCTTGCCGCAGTCAGAATCCAGGACGAGATCAAGGACTTTACAAAGTCAAAGGTCAACTCCTGTACTTCTAAGGTCATCGCCAAGGCTTCAAGGGTCACCAAGTGCATCTCTGAGGTCAACATCAAGGTCAATGCAAAGGTCATCACCACGGACACCAGGGTCAAACAAAGGCACACCTAAATCAGACAAGTCTGTTTTAGGTAGCAGTACTAGACGTATGGGGCTGTCGCAGGCTTCTCCAGTTATAGCAGGGAAAAGACAAGGATCGGGTATGATATgatgaattgaaataatatgtGTGTAAAAGATAGGAGTACCTGGTAATGGTATTGTCACAGCTTGGTGGCAATGAAACAactgtaattttttttaactgcaTCTATAATACAACAGCTTAaaagatatttgcatgaaacttggtacatgtattattgtGATACAGACAAAGTCATCAAGGTTGTACATGTGTTCCTAAACTATTTTGACTTATGGTTGAAGGTAAAAAAGGTGAAAATAGTGTTATAttaatgatcaattataattgaaaattgattgaTATAGTCAATTTCACCCTTTTGTTGGaaataactgaaaatatatttaaaagcagTTGTTGAACTATTTTGGGTTTAATCCCAGGCCGCATGTCAGGCTTATGCAAAATGAATACttccttttaaatattttctgcgCTAGATGAATGGAGATGTATAATACAAGTCAGTATAAGACAtatatttggtaataaaataaTGCAGCCAATATGCAGATCGTTGATTGATCATTGATCAGTTTCAATAGATGTAATGATTCCCAACAGaaattatatgtacatattggTTTTACAGCTGAGGTGGACGCTCTTCCTCATCAGACAATGCTGTTTTCCCCCCCAATAGCCTCTACCCAGAACATCGCGGCTCTCTCCCGCCTCTCCCCCCAGCCATCAACATCTAGACAGAGTAGAATCACCGACTTTGTACAGCAGGTGAGCCATCTTGTTTGATTAAGAAAATCCCTCAACTTACTAGAACCTGGCACTCCTATCAGTAAGTGCTGTTTTGGTGATAAAATTGCATggttaaatttgtttatttttagcttGTAACCTGAACACATAGTGGCTACCTCAGTGCTCAGGATAAGCTTTTCCCATCGCCCATCTCCATTCGCCTGTCGTCTGTCTGTTAACAATTACTTCAAAAGACATCCCCTCCTAAACTGCCAGGCAAATTTAGATgaaacttcatgggatgttCCT contains:
- the LOC128244313 gene encoding centromere protein T-like, whose amino-acid sequence is MFEEGSQYDDQMAYRNDNDVDDDDDERTEYTSRLENRERDHYVRQEMYDREDGLEQYQDEEMDDDQSEPSGQYREKSGHDESEGLREHGGDGLKILPEGGMYMLPMKVNESSMEEDYRNMSHVSASSRSDMSNIGMAEVENGTYIGRDESASRSRRSLSNMELADAESGMYVDRDEGGNRSRRSLSNMEMTDAESRMYVGRDESASRSRRSVSNMEMTDAESGMYVNKDESVSRSYRSLSRSRDDLAASRSDISSRRQSSFSAVSPEVDTMTRHLSTSVDLERSMRARDQERMGRYSEGHKSRFGSPSRSEKDLRLSDGHLHGKGSPFDMQRLNSSYEHQNRENQSRSASRSVGNRSSRDLNISSRSRHSSGESFSSSRNPHASSRSFDGGPPTSSREMFHAENIGHATITDDMYQSPRSLLSGRRSPSIASTPRVQEDWESGSERGDGNSPLKAVTPSPVVSPRGASPASSSHRSQGSARMSRVSDGSRSGSVSGGSMMSSRSQQPQQSPRTRSQGGRTPLRSLTLPQSESRTRSRTLQSQRSTPVLLRSSPRLQGSPSASLRSTSRSMQRSSPRTPGSNKGTPKSDKSVLGSSTRRMGLSQASPVIAGKRQGSAEVDALPHQTMLFSPPIASTQNIAALSRLSPQPSTSRQSRITDFVQQTEGENTNITSTAAEITVESPKKKVVRKPRQKSRYLIPTTTVKKHFNHCAGMRVAKDAIEEVMKVSETYWDNLCADLEAYARHAGRKRIQMADFELLFKRQGYVTEKTSLNSLIRRYLPWEEADKLIPVIGADNKIYPKL